The DNA window GCAGATGAATGTGCAGCTGCCTGCCTCAGTAGCTGCTCATGTACTGCGTATTCCTACGGTGAAGGTGGCTGCTCTGTTTGGCATGACAAGCTGCTCAATGTACGACAACAAGGTAATGGTGTTCTCTACCTTCGCCTTTCTGCAAAAGAAGTACTGGAAAGTAGGAGAAACAATAGATGGGGGGTGATCCTTGGTGCTTCAATTGGTGCCAGCACTGCTGCTTTGGGTTTGATCTTTCTGCTGATGATTTGGATCAGAAAAGGGAAGAGATATAACCTCACAATGGATAATGTTCAGGGAGGCATGGGAATCATTGCATTTAGATACGTTGATCTCCAGCATGCAACTAAAAATTTTTCGGAGAAGTTGGGGGCCGGCAGTTTTGGTTCTGTATTTAAGGGGTCGCTAAGTGACTCGACTATCATTGCAGTGAAAAGGCTTGATGGTGCTCGCCAAGGAGAGAAGCAATTCAGAGCTGAAGTGAGTTCCATAGGGATAATCCAGCAtgtaaacttggttaaactgaTTGGGTTTTGCTGCAAAGGTGACAGGAGGTTACTTGTTTATGAACACATGCCAAACAGTTCTCTTGATGCCCATCTCTTCCCAAGCAGTGGTGCAGTTTTGAGTTGGACTATTAGGTACCAAATAGCCCTCGGAGTTGCAAGAGGACTAGCTTATTTGCATTCTAGTTGCCGAGACTGCATTATACACTGTGATATCAAACCAGAGAACATACTTCTTGATTCATCTTTCACTCCTAAAGTTGCAGACTTTGGAATGGCAAAGTTTCTCGGAAGGGATTTCAGTCATGTCGTAACTACAATGAGAGGAACCATAGGATATCTTGCTCCTGAGTGGATAAGCGGAACAGCTATCACATCAAAAGTGGACGTTTACAGCTATGGAATGGTTTTGTTAGAAATCATTTCAGGAAGCAGGAACTCCAGTAAACAATCTTCGCGTGATGGCGTGCATGAAGCTTGTTTCCCCGTGCAAGTTGCACGCAATCTTCTGAACAGAGACATTGACAGTCTGGTGGATGCAAACTTGCATGGTGAAGTGAATCTGGAGCAGGTTGAAAGAGTTTGCAAAGTCGCATGTTGGTGTATTCAAGACAATGAGTTTGATCGACCCACAATGAGTGAGGTACTACAGTTTCTCGAGGGTCTATCTGAAGTTGAGACACCTCCAATGCCAAGATTGCTTCATACTCTTGCAGGAGGTTTAGATTCGAAAATAATGTAATCACTAGTTTTGATCGTTGTTCGTTCACCTAGCTAGTTCTACACGTCACATTTCTCATCTGCTGTTTATATCGTAAGCTTCCTTGCCGCTTCATTATGCCACCCTTGTAATGATTGTAACCATTATTCCCACTCCCAGCAGATTGTTAAACTTACGTGTTACATCCTAATAAATCAGGGGGAAACTTGACCTTTGGTCTGAAGTTCAAATACTTGACCCGAAATTTCAGATCAGGAATGCTAGACATCATATGACAGATTTTAGGGGAGAAATCACGTGAATTTCCGACCTTCTCTACCTACGATTCATGCTCCAAGATCTTCTCCAGCTCTAGCAACTCTAGCAAGCTCGTGAGCAGTTTGCTTTCGGGGTTGGTGTCAAGTGGTGGCAAAGGTGGACGGAGGGGTTTCGTAGCTTAGAGGAACGACCGGGACAGTGGCAGCACGATGGTGGGCCATTGGCTGTGGGGGTGACAAGTGAGATGGCTATGGCGCCACCTTGGCCACGGGAGAGGAGGTGACGGGCTGGTGTTGGTGGCGGGGGAAGCTTGTCATTGGAGTGGTTAGGAGGTAGTGGGAGGTGGTGATTGATCTGGTAGTAGGAGCTGCCGAAGACGGAGGAGGATGGTGGCACCGAAGCTAGGGAGTGTAAATAAGAAATGAGATGAAATGGGGCTGAGAGGAGGGGGCTTCGTGGTCTGGCAAGCCTCAATGGCGTTGGAGGTGATGCCCACGAGGGAGAGGGTGGTGGGGTGGGTAGGCGACATCGGTATGGGAGGCATCGAGATGCACGTGTTGCACCTGGACGTCGACACCAACACGGTTGGCCGCGCCCTTGGCCGTCAATGCCGACGCGGATGGCAACGCGTGgccactgtcgccgccgcccgttccTTGGCCGTCGACGCTAACGTGGATGGTGGCACatggccgccgccatccgcgccTAGCCACTGCTGGAGGAAGACGGCTCGGCCGCCGGTGGAGAATGATGGCTGGGTGGGTGAGGAAATGAGGATAGGGTAGAGGGTGGGGAAATTAAGGTTTGGCTTTGTATATGATAGGCTAGATGGGCTTTTTGGGCTTGCAATATTAGTATTAATAGTCTAATATACACCCTCGGGGCTCTGCGGGTCACCCGCGGGTGGCTGCcatcccccgcccccgcccatGGCCGGGGCACCGACCCCGACTCTCCACAGGTTGAAATCAGCACCCGTCCCCGACCCCGCAGGGGTGGCCCCACGGGGGAAATTGCCACCCCTATGGATGGTTATATTTTGATCCAACAGTTAAAATTTCATAATATGGAACCCCTAGAACATTCTAGTTTATATATAGACAATGTCATTTTAGATATTCAT is part of the Oryza glaberrima chromosome 4, OglaRS2, whole genome shotgun sequence genome and encodes:
- the LOC127770832 gene encoding G-type lectin S-receptor-like serine/threonine-protein kinase At2g19130 — encoded protein: MADGTVAFNIIQLQYQPIVHSIVALIIIIVFELFLLSQLHKSSCHAATLDAISPGQELAAGDKLVSSNGRLALGFFQTDSNKSSSNSTPNIYLGIWFNTVPKFTPVWVANGENPVADLASCKLLVSSDGNLAIVATTHAKNSSMVWSSKANIPTNTTHAVLLDDGNLVLRSTSTTNASSTILWQSFDHPTDTVLQGGKIGWNNATGVNRRLVSRKNTVDQAPGMYSFELLGHNGPTSMVSTFNSSNPYWSSGDWNGRYFSNIPETVGQTWLSLNFTSNEQEKYIEYAIADPTVLSRTILDVSGQLKALVWFEGSWDWQTIFTAPKSQCDVYAFCGPFTVCNDITFPSCTCMKGFSVQSPEDWELDDRTGGCVRNTPLLCNSNKTAAGTADKFYPMTSVQLPDKAQSIGAATSADECAAACLSSCSCTAYSYGEGGCSVWHDKLLNVRQQGNGVLYLRLSAKEVLESRRNNRWGVILGASIGASTAALGLIFLLMIWIRKGKRYNLTMDNVQGGMGIIAFRYVDLQHATKNFSEKLGAGSFGSVFKGSLSDSTIIAVKRLDGARQGEKQFRAEVSSIGIIQHVNLVKLIGFCCKGDRRLLVYEHMPNSSLDAHLFPSSGAVLSWTIRYQIALGVARGLAYLHSSCRDCIIHCDIKPENILLDSSFTPKVADFGMAKFLGRDFSHVVTTMRGTIGYLAPEWISGTAITSKVDVYSYGMVLLEIISGSRNSSKQSSRDGVHEACFPVQVARNLLNRDIDSLVDANLHGEVNLEQVERVCKVACWCIQDNEFDRPTMSEVLQFLEGLSEVETPPMPRLLHTLAGGLDSKIM